A window of Mucilaginibacter paludis DSM 18603 contains these coding sequences:
- a CDS encoding DUF885 domain-containing protein, whose amino-acid sequence MRKILLLLCLAGTFTACKQPKSGGSTTTGIANKDIAKVFDDYYEDRLKLYPMEATSIGDNRYNDLLPNDGSAAFIKQSHDFYAGYLDKIKAFKRDELNDEDKLSYDIFIYEMNIALDGYKYHFEYMPFNQMFSLPLTIGQYGSGTSAQPFKTVKDYDDWLKRLSAFQLWADTAKANFSKGIKAGDVMPKALIVKMIPQMESMVVSDPAKSLFYTPVTNFPKSFTDADKKRLTDDYKKAILTVVVPTYKGLADYLKNQYLPHTRSTSGYSAIPDGPGMYKYLVKQQTTTDKTPEEIYQLGLKEVARIRGEMDSIKNKVGFKGDLKSFFEYMKTDPKFTPYKTPKQVLDAFENIHQRMKPNLEKMFSHVPKTPFEIRQTEAFRAASASAEYNQGSADGTRPGIFYVPILDATKFNITSGMESLFLHEAIPGHHYQISLTQENTSLPKFRRFGGDNAYVEGWALYCESLGKELGLFADPYQHMGALGDEIHRAIRLVVDVAIHTKGMTREQAIKYMTDNEQISEEGATAEIERYMAIPAQALGYKIGALKIRELRTRAANQLGSKFNVAEFHNQILKDGSMPLSVLETKIDAWIATQK is encoded by the coding sequence ATGCGCAAAATACTCTTACTCTTATGCCTCGCCGGCACTTTTACAGCTTGCAAGCAACCCAAGTCCGGCGGCTCAACAACAACTGGCATTGCCAACAAAGATATAGCCAAAGTATTCGATGATTATTACGAAGACCGGCTGAAGCTGTACCCCATGGAAGCCACCTCCATAGGCGATAACCGCTACAACGATCTGTTGCCTAACGATGGTTCGGCTGCCTTTATCAAGCAATCGCATGATTTTTATGCAGGTTACCTGGATAAAATCAAAGCTTTTAAACGTGATGAACTCAACGACGAAGACAAACTATCCTACGATATCTTTATTTATGAAATGAACATTGCATTGGATGGCTATAAATATCATTTTGAGTATATGCCCTTTAACCAAATGTTCTCGTTACCCCTTACCATCGGGCAATATGGTTCGGGCACAAGCGCGCAGCCGTTTAAAACCGTAAAAGATTATGACGACTGGCTGAAAAGGTTATCGGCCTTTCAATTATGGGCTGATACCGCTAAGGCCAATTTCAGCAAAGGCATCAAGGCTGGCGACGTAATGCCCAAAGCGCTGATTGTAAAAATGATTCCGCAGATGGAGAGTATGGTAGTAAGCGATCCTGCAAAAAGCTTGTTCTACACTCCGGTTACCAACTTTCCCAAGAGTTTTACAGATGCCGATAAGAAGCGATTAACCGATGACTATAAAAAAGCTATCCTGACCGTAGTAGTACCAACTTATAAGGGATTGGCCGACTATCTTAAAAACCAATACCTTCCGCATACACGTTCAACATCCGGCTACTCGGCTATACCTGACGGACCCGGCATGTACAAATACCTGGTGAAACAACAAACTACTACCGATAAAACCCCGGAAGAAATTTATCAGTTAGGCTTAAAAGAAGTTGCCCGCATTCGCGGAGAGATGGACAGTATCAAAAACAAGGTTGGCTTTAAAGGCGATTTGAAATCGTTTTTTGAATACATGAAAACCGACCCGAAGTTTACGCCATACAAAACCCCGAAGCAAGTGCTTGATGCTTTCGAAAACATCCACCAAAGGATGAAACCCAACCTTGAAAAAATGTTTAGCCATGTACCCAAAACCCCTTTCGAGATCAGGCAGACAGAAGCTTTCCGCGCCGCATCGGCAAGTGCCGAATACAACCAGGGCAGTGCCGACGGTACCCGCCCAGGTATATTTTACGTGCCGATATTGGATGCTACCAAATTTAACATTACATCGGGCATGGAATCGCTCTTTTTACACGAAGCTATACCAGGTCACCATTACCAGATCTCGTTAACACAGGAAAATACTTCCCTACCCAAATTCCGCCGCTTTGGAGGCGATAACGCTTATGTGGAAGGGTGGGCGCTGTACTGCGAGTCTTTAGGTAAAGAACTTGGCCTTTTTGCCGATCCGTACCAGCATATGGGTGCCTTAGGCGATGAAATTCACCGAGCCATACGCCTGGTAGTTGATGTGGCTATCCATACCAAAGGCATGACGCGCGAACAAGCCATCAAATACATGACCGATAACGAACAGATAAGCGAGGAAGGTGCCACTGCCGAAATTGAGCGCTATATGGCCATACCGGC